One region of Arthrobacter sp. StoSoilB22 genomic DNA includes:
- a CDS encoding ABC transporter permease, giving the protein MSTPQLTRAKQPLFSRLPVISHLKKSVGLQRGMLVVGVVLSGVFLLTSIFAPLLAPYGYSQLSDASGSFPTQEAPGGKHLLGTTVGGYDVLSRVIWGSQTAVTVIIVSVAMSLFLGVVLGLLSGYFGGWLDRILVVVADAIYAFPTLLLAIVISIVISRGQSSFWGGIFSCAFSITVVFVPQYFRVIRAETIRLKAEPFVESAKVLGASSVRIIGRHIFKNATRTLPLMFTLNASEAILTLAGLGFLGFGIEPTSAAEWGFDLNKALADTSSGIWWTGVFPGIAIVLTVLGLTLVGESINDLNDPRIRGRKRAGRTPVPGTPAGPESSVNPAEAGKS; this is encoded by the coding sequence ATGAGCACCCCTCAATTGACCCGGGCCAAGCAGCCCTTGTTCTCACGGCTTCCCGTGATCAGCCACCTGAAGAAGAGCGTAGGCCTCCAGCGAGGCATGCTGGTGGTGGGTGTTGTCCTCAGCGGAGTATTCCTTCTCACCAGCATCTTCGCCCCGCTCCTTGCTCCCTATGGCTACTCCCAACTCAGCGATGCCTCCGGCTCGTTTCCCACCCAGGAAGCCCCTGGCGGCAAACACCTGCTGGGAACGACCGTTGGTGGCTACGACGTCCTGTCTCGAGTGATTTGGGGTTCCCAAACGGCAGTGACAGTCATCATTGTGTCCGTGGCAATGTCCTTGTTCCTCGGCGTGGTGCTGGGGCTTCTCAGCGGCTACTTCGGCGGATGGCTGGACAGAATTTTGGTCGTCGTTGCGGACGCCATCTACGCATTCCCAACACTGCTCCTGGCGATTGTGATCTCAATTGTGATCAGCCGCGGCCAGTCCAGCTTCTGGGGCGGCATCTTCTCCTGTGCTTTCTCCATCACTGTGGTCTTTGTGCCGCAGTACTTCCGGGTGATCCGTGCAGAGACCATCCGGCTCAAGGCCGAGCCTTTCGTGGAGTCGGCCAAGGTCCTCGGGGCGTCCAGTGTGCGAATCATCGGGCGGCACATCTTCAAGAACGCCACCCGAACCTTGCCGCTCATGTTCACCCTCAACGCCTCCGAAGCGATCCTGACACTGGCCGGTTTGGGATTCCTTGGCTTCGGGATCGAACCCACGTCCGCGGCCGAATGGGGTTTCGACCTCAACAAAGCCTTGGCTGACACCTCCTCCGGTATTTGGTGGACAGGCGTCTTCCCCGGCATCGCGATCGTCCTCACCGTCCTGGGGCTGACCCTGGTGGGCGAGAGCATCAACGACCTCAACGACCCCAGGATCCGTGGCCGCAAACGCGCGGGCCGAACACCAGTACCCGGTACACCGGCAGGACCGGAATCGTCGGTAAACCCGGCAGAGGCAGGAAAGTCATGA
- a CDS encoding ABC transporter substrate-binding protein translates to MALNKKALHGAIALAGISALALTACTGPSGGGSSSAPAAAGPIAYGTTDKVTSLDPAGSYDNGSFMVMNQVYSFLLNSKPGGAEPVPDLAESSSFTAPSEYTVKLKSGLKWANGHTLDSKDVKHSFDRQVAINDPAGPASLLTNIDSVSTPDATTVVFKLKNANDQTFSQILSSPAAPIVDDEVFPADKILSDDEIIKANAFYGQYTIDSYKKNELVSFKSFADYNGVLGKPANDAATIKYYASPTNLKLEIQQGAIDVAFRSLSATDIDDLRKDSKVKVLTGPGGEIRYITFNFDTMPYGTKATGADPAKALAVRQAIANLVDRQAIADQVYKGTYLPLYSNVPSGFLGANESFKDAYGDDGKPSLDKAKKVLTDAGINEPVALNLQYNPDHYGGSSGDEYAMVKEQLEKSGLFTVNLQSTEWVTYSKASRADEYPLFQFGWFPDFSDADNYLTPFFPEGGFLKNHYNNATVNELIGKQLTEADKTKREAAIKEVQNALAKDISTLPLLQGAQVAVVGSGVNGVDKTLDPSFKFRLGVISK, encoded by the coding sequence GCGCTCGCCCTGACGGCATGCACGGGACCCTCCGGCGGCGGCTCATCTTCCGCTCCGGCCGCCGCAGGCCCCATCGCCTACGGCACCACTGACAAAGTCACGTCTTTGGACCCCGCAGGATCCTATGACAACGGTTCATTTATGGTGATGAACCAGGTCTACTCATTCCTGCTCAATTCCAAGCCCGGCGGCGCGGAACCCGTTCCGGACCTCGCCGAATCGTCGTCTTTCACGGCGCCGTCGGAATACACCGTGAAGCTCAAGTCCGGGCTCAAATGGGCCAACGGGCACACTCTGGATTCCAAGGACGTAAAGCACTCCTTCGATCGGCAGGTGGCCATCAATGACCCCGCCGGACCAGCCTCGCTCCTGACCAATATCGACAGCGTGAGCACGCCAGACGCCACCACGGTGGTGTTCAAATTGAAGAACGCCAACGACCAGACATTCAGCCAGATCCTCAGCAGCCCGGCCGCGCCGATCGTGGACGATGAAGTCTTCCCGGCCGACAAGATCCTTTCCGACGACGAGATCATCAAGGCGAACGCGTTCTACGGCCAGTACACGATTGACAGCTACAAGAAAAACGAATTGGTCAGCTTCAAATCGTTCGCGGACTACAACGGTGTTCTTGGCAAGCCGGCCAACGACGCTGCCACCATCAAGTACTACGCCAGCCCCACCAACCTGAAGCTGGAAATCCAACAGGGCGCCATTGACGTTGCCTTCCGCAGCCTCAGCGCGACTGACATCGACGATCTCCGCAAGGACTCCAAGGTCAAGGTCCTCACTGGCCCGGGCGGCGAAATCCGCTACATCACGTTCAACTTCGACACTATGCCGTACGGAACCAAAGCGACCGGGGCGGACCCCGCCAAGGCCCTGGCCGTACGCCAGGCGATCGCCAACCTGGTGGACCGGCAGGCAATTGCAGACCAGGTGTACAAGGGCACCTACCTGCCGCTGTACTCCAACGTCCCCAGCGGATTCCTCGGCGCCAACGAATCCTTCAAGGACGCCTATGGCGATGACGGAAAGCCAAGCCTGGATAAGGCCAAGAAAGTCCTGACGGACGCCGGCATCAACGAACCCGTTGCCCTGAACCTGCAGTACAACCCGGACCACTACGGTGGATCCTCCGGAGACGAATACGCCATGGTCAAGGAGCAGCTGGAAAAGTCCGGGCTCTTCACTGTGAACCTGCAGTCCACCGAATGGGTCACCTACAGCAAGGCCAGCCGTGCTGACGAATACCCGTTGTTCCAGTTTGGTTGGTTCCCGGACTTCAGCGATGCCGATAACTACCTCACCCCGTTCTTCCCCGAGGGCGGCTTCCTGAAGAACCACTACAACAACGCCACGGTCAACGAACTCATCGGCAAGCAGCTCACCGAAGCGGACAAGACCAAGCGTGAGGCAGCCATCAAGGAAGTCCAGAACGCCCTCGCCAAGGACATCTCCACACTGCCCCTGCTTCAGGGTGCGCAGGTGGCGGTCGTCGGAAGCGGCGTCAACGGAGTCGACAAGACCCTGGATCCGTCCTTCAAGTTCCGTCTGGGCGTAATTTCCAAGTAA
- a CDS encoding ABC transporter permease has protein sequence MTTLIEVPEAEPGIVAPKSKSKAGGGLGRYIVIRFFLIIPTVFILVTLVFFLMRVIGDPITASQGGRLPPDVLAQRIHDAGYDRPVLVQYFEYLGQLITGNFGTTITDRRPVVEVMTTFGAATLELSINALIVALAVGIPFGLIAAQHRDKTPDALLRFFAILCYATPVFFSGLLLKLTFSVWLGWFPVAGRASTRTELTMSALAAPSGIYWLDALRSGNFTALGDIASHAVLPAVALGLLTAGVFLRLVRTNVIGTLGKDYIEAGRSRGVSEFRLVTKHAYKPALIPIITVMGLQIALMLGGAILTETTFEWKGLGYQLVQYLNARDFVAVQGIVVLLAIIVAVTNFIVDIIAALIDPRVRY, from the coding sequence ATGACAACACTTATTGAGGTTCCCGAGGCTGAACCCGGCATCGTCGCTCCCAAGAGCAAGTCCAAAGCCGGGGGAGGGCTGGGCAGATACATCGTGATCAGGTTCTTCCTGATCATTCCCACCGTTTTCATCCTGGTAACACTGGTCTTCTTCCTGATGCGGGTCATCGGCGATCCCATCACCGCATCACAAGGCGGACGGCTTCCCCCGGACGTCCTGGCCCAACGCATCCATGATGCCGGGTACGACCGTCCGGTCCTGGTTCAGTACTTCGAGTACCTTGGCCAGCTGATCACCGGGAACTTCGGAACCACCATCACTGACCGGCGTCCTGTAGTTGAGGTGATGACCACCTTCGGCGCAGCCACCCTTGAACTCTCCATCAACGCGCTGATCGTGGCGCTCGCAGTCGGTATCCCTTTCGGGCTGATTGCCGCCCAACACCGGGACAAGACTCCCGATGCCCTGCTGAGGTTCTTCGCCATCCTTTGCTACGCCACTCCGGTCTTCTTCTCAGGGCTGCTCCTCAAGCTGACGTTTTCCGTATGGCTCGGATGGTTCCCGGTAGCAGGCCGCGCCTCCACTCGTACGGAACTAACCATGAGCGCTTTGGCTGCTCCATCCGGTATCTACTGGCTCGACGCGCTGCGAAGCGGAAACTTCACCGCCCTCGGTGACATAGCGTCCCACGCAGTTCTTCCGGCAGTCGCCCTTGGCCTACTCACCGCAGGTGTGTTCCTTCGCCTGGTCCGCACCAACGTCATCGGAACATTGGGAAAGGACTACATTGAGGCAGGGCGCTCCAGAGGCGTCAGCGAGTTCCGCCTGGTGACCAAGCACGCCTACAAACCCGCGCTGATTCCCATCATTACCGTCATGGGCCTGCAAATTGCCCTGATGCTGGGCGGCGCGATCCTCACCGAAACCACCTTTGAGTGGAAAGGCCTTGGCTACCAGCTGGTGCAGTACTTGAATGCCCGCGACTTCGTGGCCGTCCAAGGGATCGTGGTGCTGCTGGCCATCATCGTGGCCGTCACCAACTTCATCGTGGACATCATTGCCGCGCTCATCGACCCCCGAGTGAGGTACTGA
- a CDS encoding ABC transporter ATP-binding protein, with protein sequence MTTNLGNLSDGTGTEQPVLTIDRLQVTFATDGGDVHAVKDVSLNVGAGEVVAIVGESGSGKTVTAKTILGLLPETAISSGAVVINGNNVISVSKSTLRTIRGRDVAMVFQEPSTALNPVFTVGWQIAEGIRAHSTDGRRISAKEAKERATEALRKVGIPDPETRVNYYPHQFSGGQKQRVVIAAALALNPGLIVADEPTTALDVTVQAEILQLLRDLRDNYGTSIVLITHNMGVVADLADRVVVMYQGDVVEEAPAKVLFAEPRQEYTRKLLAAVPHLGRNSASEGARGRLHQDGKILVEAKNLTIEYPGRFGRHGFKAVNDVSFTVSENEVFGLVGESGSGKSTIGRAIAGLTRTTGGSLKVLGYEMLDFKERSFRPLRKEIGFVFQDPAASFNPHLTIGECVAEPLLIHTRPGAAEARKKVGELLESVQLPASYAERYPHELSGGQRQRASLARSLALNPRLLIADEPTSALDVSVQAKVLDLFKDIQEQYGFAALFISHDLAVVDMLSHWVGVLYKGRLVEQGIGNQVMGSPQHDYTKRLIASLPVPDPDEQARRRDAHRSLLGG encoded by the coding sequence ATGACCACCAACCTTGGAAACCTCTCAGACGGGACAGGCACGGAACAGCCGGTACTTACCATTGATCGGCTCCAAGTCACCTTCGCCACTGACGGCGGCGACGTTCATGCCGTCAAAGACGTAAGCCTGAACGTTGGAGCCGGAGAAGTAGTTGCCATTGTGGGCGAATCGGGTTCCGGTAAAACCGTGACGGCCAAGACCATCCTCGGCCTGCTTCCGGAAACAGCCATCAGCTCAGGCGCCGTGGTGATCAACGGCAACAACGTCATCAGCGTCAGCAAATCCACCCTCCGCACAATCCGCGGCCGCGATGTGGCCATGGTGTTCCAGGAGCCCTCCACAGCCCTCAACCCGGTCTTCACCGTGGGCTGGCAGATTGCCGAAGGCATCAGGGCGCATTCCACTGACGGACGGCGCATCTCCGCCAAGGAAGCCAAGGAACGGGCAACCGAAGCACTTCGCAAGGTTGGCATCCCGGACCCCGAAACGCGGGTCAACTACTATCCTCACCAGTTCTCCGGCGGACAGAAACAACGCGTGGTCATAGCCGCGGCGTTGGCACTCAATCCCGGACTGATCGTGGCCGATGAGCCCACCACGGCCCTGGATGTGACAGTCCAGGCCGAAATCCTCCAGCTCCTGCGCGATTTGAGGGACAACTACGGCACCTCGATCGTGCTCATTACCCATAACATGGGCGTCGTGGCAGATCTGGCCGACCGTGTAGTGGTGATGTACCAGGGCGACGTTGTGGAGGAGGCCCCGGCCAAGGTCCTGTTTGCTGAACCCCGGCAGGAGTACACCAGGAAACTGCTGGCCGCTGTGCCGCACCTCGGACGGAACTCCGCCTCCGAGGGTGCCCGAGGCCGGCTCCACCAAGATGGCAAAATCCTGGTGGAGGCAAAGAACCTCACCATCGAATACCCCGGCCGTTTCGGCAGGCACGGATTCAAGGCCGTGAACGATGTCAGCTTTACGGTGTCCGAAAACGAGGTCTTCGGGTTGGTGGGTGAATCCGGTTCCGGAAAGTCAACCATTGGACGAGCGATAGCCGGCCTGACCCGGACCACAGGGGGAAGCCTGAAGGTCCTCGGGTACGAGATGTTGGACTTCAAGGAGCGTTCGTTCCGACCCCTCCGCAAGGAAATCGGCTTCGTGTTCCAGGATCCGGCGGCGTCCTTCAACCCGCACCTCACCATTGGCGAATGCGTCGCCGAACCGCTGCTGATCCACACCCGGCCGGGCGCCGCTGAGGCGAGGAAAAAGGTAGGTGAGCTGCTCGAATCAGTCCAGTTGCCGGCGTCGTACGCCGAACGCTACCCGCACGAGCTCTCGGGCGGGCAGCGGCAGCGCGCATCCCTGGCGAGATCCCTGGCGCTTAATCCGCGCCTGTTGATCGCCGACGAACCCACATCCGCCCTTGACGTCTCGGTGCAGGCCAAAGTCCTGGACCTGTTCAAAGACATCCAAGAGCAGTACGGTTTCGCGGCTCTCTTCATCAGCCACGACCTCGCAGTGGTGGACATGCTGTCCCACTGGGTTGGCGTGTTGTATAAGGGCCGGCTGGTGGAGCAGGGGATCGGCAACCAAGTGATGGGCTCACCGCAACACGACTACACCAAGCGGCTCATCGCGTCCCTGCCGGTACCGGACCCGGATGAACAAGCACGACGGCGGGATGCCCACCGATCGCTGCTGGGTGGCTAA